One Alnus glutinosa chromosome 13, dhAlnGlut1.1, whole genome shotgun sequence genomic window, atttctttcttccattttaTCAGTAATGGAAACTAAGCTTTTCGTCAATTGAAATCACAAATTAATAAGATGTTAGATAACAATTTTGGAGAGAGTAAAATTTGAGTTGGATATTGATGAACGAGTTGGTAACTTCTGTATGcccagaaaaacaaaaaaaaaaaaacaaaaaaaaaaaaaaaagaaaaaagaagaagaagaagaagtaaaagaaaaaaagaaacaaagaccGTGTTCACAATGTTTTCCTGTGTTTGTTTATTACGAGTGAAGGTACAACACTTTAACATGCTTTTGTGTGAGATACTGAGTGGTCATGAGTTTGCTTAACAAATTATTTGTCTCCATCAATTTTGTGCAATTGGTGCACTGGCTTACGATAAATATTTATTCATGATAAAATAGAGTTCAAAATTTTTATgtagtttgattttttatttttaacaaattgaaTCTAAATTAAAACGCCGTTAGAGTTACTATTATAACAAGaattttaaaacttgaaaaggTTTAAAGAGAGATTGGAgaagagataatttttttttgttgtaaaactgGTTTGCAGTGGACTCGTTACAGTGTTAAATTAATAGTTTTAATGTCTGTTCACTAAAAGGCatgtaattttaaaactaacagTAATTAATTGATAAACAAACAGTGATTATAATCTGATCATAATTAACGGTTCTTTAGTCATAACTGTTAGACCGTAGTTGTTAGTAACGATTACTTACTTAATGTCAACTATTAGAtcaaattcaatttaattttatagttGACTTTACTAATGATTACGTAAATCTAATTGTTGGATCTACTTTAAAAGCATCATACGATCCAAATCATATGATCATGACCTTCCAAAAACCAACCAAGATGGCTCTCTCTCACGCACACTTGCATGTGGGTCCATTTCTTTTCATTGTTCTAGCATATACACAAGCTTTGcttgatttaaagcaactaatAATTTCATGTGATTTGAGCTTCATAAATGCTAATTTAACTTTCTATTGTTTTCATGtaattctcactttttttcaaagttatttaaaattaggaaaaaataaaaaatcgttaAAACCTtctatttaaaatattctcaaaccACGTGCTAAAAGTAgtagtagtaataataataataataataatatgttttaattggtaacgtatttttttatttgtaggcAGCACCCAAGTCAGATTTTTCTGGCTTAGTGTGTAGGGTGTCAATGTGCTTCTATTCATGCGTTGTATTTTCTTTTGGACCTCTTCAGATTAATGCAAGATAATTCtagttattttgttaaaaagaaaaaactggtAACGTacacccttgtttttttttttttttttaaacctttaGTTTCTAGCACGATGCATCgtataaataaaaacaaagggaaaaaaatatatcttaatTCAAAATTCTTGTAGTTTGCACCTTTGAGATGAAAGCATCCGGTTGGCCAATCTTGTAAAAGAGTCCAACAACAGCAATCTTTTTTACACTCGGGTCCTGAGTTTCACGAACCATGTGCAGCTCCAAGTCATAcctaaaatttaaacaaaacattTGTATATCAAGTTGCAGAACGActatatatttctattttattcatttatatatatatatatatatatatatatatatatatatatatatatatatatatatatatatatatatatatatatatatatatatatatagagagagagagagagagagagagagagagagagagagagagagagagagagcttctgCCATTGATGGAATGCTCAGAAGGTGAGTGCCAATGGCCTTGCTTGAGAAAGTAATCAGTGCCGTTGATCTGTATTGATCCCACACCATCACCTACCCACTTGACCTGCACCCATCACATATGCATATATGTGATGGGTGCAGGCTAGTTGCTAAGTGGCCGGCAATGatgaagagaaatgatatacacACATCTCATAcacatttaattttcaaattcaccattgaatttatgggatTGTCTTGGATCCCACAAATCCAATggtgaatttaaaatttgattgatgtatgtgtataatttttttaacatgaatGCGTGCATGCCTTTTGGAGAGGGCAATGAATCAATTATcaaataatttcaaaagaaaagttaaaagtGGACAAAATCAAGATCAAACCATAGAAAGGAGCTAGAAAAGATAAAcagtaataatatatattatttatcatGAACAAAATGGAAGAAGTTTTTGGTTGCTTACTGCAATGTCATGGCCCCTATTCTTGAGAGTGGCATTGAAAGGCTTGTAGCTCCTCTTTAGCTCTCCTAACTTTGGCATTATTTTCACTCTCCGACTTGACAAATCTATGGGAGATTGCATGCATCCATTCTTACAATGTGCCCATTCTTCTCGGATTTCTCCCCAGTGACTTGGCCCCTTCTTGCTTCCTTCTACATAATCAAACTCCCTCTCATCCTCTGCACCATATATATGATTCACATATCTTAGCCACGTAAATAACTCACAACCAATATTAGTGaaggaaaatagaaagaaaacaagTGCATGTGTTTTCTGCATTACCAACTTCTTGAGCTATGGTTGATGGTAAACATGctgagaaaagaaataaaaagattaGAAGGCTTGATATAAAGGCAGGTTTGCTTGGATTCTTCATGTTTTGTAGATTTTGAACCCAAAGAGTTTCAAGAAATGGAGTGGCAAGTGGGGGAGACAGTGAATATCTGTTGTTGATCAGGATGCTTTGAGAAACGGGTTTCTcgttagatatatatatatatatatatatatatatacacggaAACAAAGGATAGCTGGGAAAATTTCATGCATGTTTCTGTGTGAACGTGAGAATCTGAGAGTTGAAAACACCTAATAAATAAAGAGGATGTATAGTTAAAAGACAAGGGAGGTTGTTGTGTGTATGTACGAAACTCAGAAAATTAAATACACTTAAATGATGGTATAATGGGTGACGTGTAATAATTTCGTacataaattatatatacacaaattGTGAAGGTTAAAAACCATCTTCTAGTagcaacttaaaaaaataaaactttcaaCTTCTATTTCTTTCATGCCACATTAATAGTAAGAATTGAGTGTTCATAAAATTGGTGTAAAAATTGCGAtggattattattgaattttgatcgaataataattttaaaagtcatcttaTTATTGAAAAGACACaagaaaaacttgtaaaattacTCAACGTGTTATGtttcaattccattttttttaattttttttattatttttatttttaaatggttCTCATGAGCGTTAAGAGTAACATTATTCAAACGTTACATTAGCCACTTGTGAAATAACTGTGATAAATGTTTACTGACAATTAAGGGTGTATATGCGGATGTGGATGTGGATATCGTTATTTGCGATATCTGGAGCCACATCCACATCATCCTTTTACTAATTGCATCCACGATGTTATTGTGATTTTTATCCGCTGTCTGCATATTAATTAGGTAATGGGCATTTTGGGCCATATTTTGGTCTCTATTAGggcatattttaaatgattttgaagataatttaagccaaattttaatatttttggcttttttttttgaaaaaaaaaacttgtttattAAGCTCTAatcatttgaaaatatattaattttacattacttttgtctttttgcccaAGTGTTATACGAAAAAACAACACAACCAATCAAACCGATGTAAACAGTTACCTATATCTAATTCAAAATGACATCACTTTGCATATGCACCActaggcttcttttttttttgttccttaaattGTGATATTGAGGTTTAAGCATaggaaattttttcttaaacttAGACTAGCTGAAAGTTAAGTTGACTTGAACTTCAAGTCATGACCACCTTCCAAGCTAGCTATTAAGCCCATCTTAAAGTTGGGTTTTAGCCATTACGCTATTAAGTCAGGAGACTCAGGACCACCATGCAAGCTATTAAAAAATACTGTAAgatgaatttttttcttaagcttAGACTAGCTGAACAGTTAGCTAGGTTAGTTTGAAGTACAAGCCACGACTACCCTACAAGCTATTAATTAAGCACTATCGGATGAAATTTCCTCTTAAGCTTAGACTAGTTGAAAACTTAGGTCGATTGGCTTGAACTTCAAGCCAAGACCATCCTACAATATGAAGCCCATCTTAAAGTTGGGTTTTAGCCATTAAGCTATTAAGTGAGGACCACCTTGCTAGCCATTAAACAATATcatcagattttattttattttgttttatttgtttttttaaacttAGAATAGCCAGAACGTTAAGTCAGTTTGAACTTCAATACATGACCACCTTGCAAGATATTAAATCCATCATCTTAGAGTTGGGTTTCAACCATTAAGCTATTAATCAAGGACCACCATGCTAGCTATTAAACACTATCAGATATATAGCTAGAAAGTTAGGTCGGCTAGAACTTCAAGACCTGACCGCCTTACAAGTTGTTAAGCCCATCTTAGAGTTGAGTTTCAACCATTAAGCGCTATTAAGCCAGGACCACCGTGCGAGCTATTAAACGttataagataattttttttttcttaaacttaGACTAGCTGAAAAGTTGACTTGGTCAGCTTGAACTTCAAGCCAGGACAATGATATTTG contains:
- the LOC133854875 gene encoding alpha carbonic anhydrase 7-like, with amino-acid sequence MKNPSKPAFISSLLIFLFLFSACLPSTIAQEVEDEREFDYVEGSKKGPSHWGEIREEWAHCKNGCMQSPIDLSSRRVKIMPKLGELKRSYKPFNATLKNRGHDIAVKWVGDGVGSIQINGTDYFLKQGHWHSPSEHSINGRRYDLELHMVRETQDPSVKKIAVVGLFYKIGQPDAFISKLTLSNLVSITDKMEERNIGVIDPAEIKMVGKKYYRYMGSLTTPPCTEGVIWTIDKMITTVSREQVKLLREAVHDYAEMNARPIQPLNNREIQLYDPHPKRF